The Podospora pseudocomata strain CBS 415.72m chromosome 1 map unlocalized CBS415.72m_1, whole genome shotgun sequence genome has a segment encoding these proteins:
- a CDS encoding uncharacterized protein (EggNog:ENOG503P2P2; COG:S) has protein sequence MRPDQCTNTHGAMSPTTNPWFSLVIFSPHESYKVPTCQRTTNGFCPTSFARGPLPSNASYIVDSFSSLPQSKSQVINFAHTGNGKLNTMCDSCRNLIPEDPEFSPASQYKWVWESDTDCEICQFICSTATSIHPELGSTDDLEAWVRLDERQNRFYFDFSGGYALQVYVKLDYDPDEGHDHPGLIPEDPIEFTRRCLEECEENHPECSQRTSDLQPTRLIYCAEGADQLQLVDSDDIGDVEYIALSYCWGSDGLFRTTLDNIDELREGFDLEALPQTLQDAIDVTRQLGMEHIWIDAICIIQDDTAEWEQEAGRMAEVYGNARVTLAALSASTVTEGFLHWKRNPQVVTRELAGEDGETFLLVGKEGVKSGLHPQSLDRDNPWPVVGSFDDFLDPVQTRGWCFQEQVLSRRFIGFSSREVQWLCKTTMGCQCGPLDPASGGSLRPRPPTLTMQDDAFAFWAEMISGYSRRGLTYQKDKLPAIAGLAREIQNTTGATYVGGIWIKDLTRSLNWVAREVNDVWACPDTYRAPSFSWASLDSPISMDPEDYLIGYVEVLEYSVEPKGQDPLGEINAASLTVSGYVHSATLMDSDDTAEGFEYDVRIKSSIRIARRYAMVRHDTELVRVQIVDADGEVQWSIQRAREGKMPGEEFRPQVTVLALCLGVDEANRAIEFLILAQCPSDLKTWERIGSVRVTESDPQPDSEEEEEEFEFWDFDDFLAEITDENYKTTLTLV, from the exons ATGAGACCAGATCAGTGCACCAACACACATGGCGCCAtgtcaccaaccaccaacccctggTTTTCGTTGGTGATATTCTCGCCTCATGAATCCTATAAAGTCCCAACTTGCCAAAGAACGACCAACGGATTTTGCCCAACCTCCTTCGCACGCGGACCACTGCCCTCAAACGCCAGTTATATCGTCGACagtttttcttctcttcctcagTCAAAGTCCCAAGTAATTAATTTCGCACACACCGGCAACGGCAAGTTAAACACCATGTGCGACAGCTGCCGCAACCTCATCCCAGAGGACCCAGAGTTCTCTCCAGCTAGCCAATACAAATGGGTCTGGGAATCCGACACAGACTGCGAGATTTGTCAATTCATTTGTAGCACCGCGACATCAATTCACCCTGAACTAGGCTCAACCGACGACCTTGAAGCATGGGTGCGTCTAGATGAAAGACAGAACCGGTTCTATTTCGACTTCTCCGGCGGGTATGCCCTGCAGGTTTATGTCAAGCTTG ACTACGATCCTGATGAAGGTCATGACCACCCAGGACTCATCCCCGAGGATCCAATCGAATTCACAAGAAGATGTCTTGAAGAATGTGAAGAAAACCACCCTGAATGTTCCCAGCGCACCTCAGATCTCCAGCCAACACGCCTTATCTACTGCGCCGAAGGTGCTGATCAGCTCCAACTCGTGGACAGTGACGACATTGGCGACGTTGAATACATCGCTTTAAGCTACTGCTGGGGCTCGGACGGTCTCTTCAGAACCACCCTAGACAACATCGACGAGTTGAGAGAAGGGTTTGACCTTGAAGCCCTGCCGCAGACACTCCAAGACGCTATAGATGTCACACGCCAGTTGGGGATGGAGCACATCTGGATTGATGCAATCTGCATCATCCAAGACGACACAGCCGAGTGGGAGCAAGAAGCTGGCAGGATGGCAGAGGTGTACGGGAATGCACGGGTTACTCTCGCTGCCTTGTCTGCGTCTACGGTGACGGAGGGGTTTCTTCACTGGAAAAGAAATCCACAGGTGGTGACCCGGGAGTtggctggtgaggatggtgaaaCGTTTCTGCTGGTTGGGAAAGAGGGAGTGAAAAGTGGCTTGCATCCCCAGAGTTTGGACCGCGATAACCCGTGGCCGGTTGTCGGCAGCTTTGATGACTTCTTGGATCCAGTGCAAACAAGAGGATGGTGCTTTCAGGAGCAGGTACTCTCTCGCCGGTTCATAGGCTTTTCCAGCAGGGAGGTACAATGGCTCTGCAAGACCACCATGGGTTGCCAGTGCGGACCACTTGATCCCGCCAGTGGAGGCAGCCTACGTCCCCGAcctcccaccctcaccatGCAAGACGATGCGTTTGCTTTCTGGGCTGAAATGATCTCCGGCTATAGCCGCAGAGGTCTCACCTATCAGAAGGACAAGCTGCCCGCGATCGCAGGTCTGGCCCGTGAAATCCAGAACACCACTGGTGCCACTTACGTTGGTGGGATCTGGATAAAAGATCTGACACGCAGCCTGAACTGGGTAGCTCGCGAAGTGAACGATGTCTGGGCGTGTCCCGACACCTACAGAGCGCCCTCTTTCTCCTGGGCTTCTCTAGATTCCCCGATATCCATGGACCCCGAAGACTATCTAATTGGATATGTCGAGGTGCTGGAGTACTCTGTCGAGCCGAAAGGTCAAGATCCCCTTGGGGAGATCAACGCTGCCAGTTTGACCGTCAGTGGTTATGTGCATTCGGCCACCCTGATGGACAGTGATGACACCGCGGAGGGATTCGAATATGACGTCAGAATCAAGAGCAGCATCAGAATTGCCAGGAGGTACGCCATGGTTCGTCACGACACCGAGCTTGTCAGAGTTCAGATTGTGGACGCAGACGGGGAAGTGCAGTGGTCTATCCAGCGAGCTAGAGAAGGGAAGATGCCAGGAGAGGAGTTCAGACCTCAGGTGACTGTGCTAGCGCTCTGCTTGGGTGTGGATGAAGCAAACAGGGCTATTGAGTTTCTCATTCTGGCACAGTGTCCAAGTGACCTAAAGACGTGGGAAAGAATTGGGTCCGTGAGGGTCACTGAATCTGACCCACAGCCCGAttctgaggaggaagaggaggagttcgAGTTTTGGGATTTTGACGATTTTCTTGCTGAGATCACGGACGAAAATTACAAAACGACCCTCACATTGGTATAG
- a CDS encoding uncharacterized protein (EggNog:ENOG503PWW9), whose protein sequence is MSSHHEKAPQKKGSTQPHKHHEHHETGYTDEAAVECHDLIDRAEEEAHLHEPGSMYEPTTHPEKVHLANTSSSGKKSSSSSMPSSGSKTKKSGLEGSSSSTKESMKEGMGSMKESMKEGMGSMKDTMKDAMGKKK, encoded by the exons ATGAGCAGCCACCACGAGAAAGCCCCCCAGAAGAAGGGTTCTACTCAGCCTCACAAGCACCACGAGCATCATGAGACAGGGTATACGGATGAAGCGGCTGTCGAGTGTCACGATTTGATTGATcgtgccgaggaagaggcccAC CTCCACGAGCCCGGATCCATGTACGAGCCAACAACTCACCCCGAGAAGGTCCACCTGGCGAATACTAGCTCTTCGGGAAAGAAGAGCTCCTCGTCAAGCATGCCGTCCTCGGGCAGCAAAACGAAGAAGTCCGGTTTGGAAGgatccagcagcagcacaaagGAGAGCATGAAAGAAGGCATGGGGTCGATGAAGGAGAGCATGAAGGAGGGTATGGGCTCCATGAAGGATACCATGAAGGATGCTATGGGCAAGAAGAAATAG